From Phenylobacterium montanum, the proteins below share one genomic window:
- a CDS encoding TonB-dependent receptor — translation MQRLHALLASAALVALATAARAAEAPADATQNQVSEVIVTAQKRAVRLQDAPLAVTAFNSQTLKQATVVNLTDLDGRIPNVTLEAVATFPNASSFSIRGLGFGDVESTFEPTVGAEINGVYLARNVGATQDLFDIDSVEVRRGPQGTLDGGNTIGGVVAMTTKKPTGQLDGEIELTGGDRGRLEARGALDIPLIKDVLSARVSIMDLNYGGYLHNIANGATLGGIDSLSERLTLLYTPTDRFDATLVVDHTRDRDKGFPNMNGTPAFGSIAPAPDFLLAELGYAANPNQKPYDVNVTFPTFFNFDTVGASVTLNWRFDWGVLTSITGYREYDDNNVNEYGGAGDVTVGESTAPFFVSQRIQNQDQFSQEIHVASPSGKHFLDYVAGVYYLHQHYALQNLEGGSLFGVYPPAQITTQYANQGDDSYAVFGQVDLHFTDKLTLTAGGRYSYESKDFHNTPPFYFPTQFNYSANWSDFSPKAVLNYKITPDNMAYVQYSRGYRSGGFNGRAGSASSAGPYAAEHVDNYEIGIKNEFLNRRLVVNADAFIEKYNNIQEEVQRLNTVTNADETVVANAGAATYQGVEIETHAVLGHGFSADAALGYLDAHFDKFTANLNGPCAGGEDPYFCGVNDYKKIPLPGVPHWSLSGALNYRTRLDFGVFSANINAAYTSKQYTSLTPINVVAPWFSLRKANTIVNGTVSMATPDEKYRVSGWVKNLTDERVLYERFTVGPLSAPESYEPPLTWGVSVGAKF, via the coding sequence ATGCAACGACTTCACGCCCTTCTTGCGTCCGCCGCCCTGGTCGCGCTGGCCACCGCGGCGCGCGCAGCGGAGGCCCCGGCGGACGCGACTCAGAACCAGGTGAGCGAGGTCATCGTCACCGCACAAAAGCGGGCCGTTCGCCTGCAGGACGCGCCGCTGGCGGTGACGGCGTTCAACAGCCAGACCCTCAAGCAGGCGACGGTGGTGAACCTGACCGACCTGGACGGGCGCATCCCCAATGTGACCCTGGAGGCGGTCGCCACCTTCCCCAACGCCTCGTCGTTCTCGATCCGGGGCCTGGGTTTCGGCGACGTCGAATCGACCTTCGAGCCCACGGTCGGGGCCGAGATCAACGGCGTCTATCTGGCGCGCAACGTGGGCGCCACCCAGGATCTGTTCGACATCGACAGCGTCGAGGTCCGGCGGGGGCCGCAGGGTACGCTGGACGGCGGCAACACCATCGGGGGGGTGGTCGCCATGACCACCAAGAAGCCTACCGGGCAACTGGACGGCGAGATCGAGTTGACCGGCGGCGACCGCGGCCGGCTCGAGGCGCGTGGGGCCTTGGACATTCCGCTGATCAAGGACGTGCTGTCGGCCCGGGTCTCGATCATGGACCTGAACTACGGGGGCTACCTCCACAACATCGCCAACGGCGCCACCCTGGGCGGGATCGACTCCCTGTCGGAGCGGCTTACCCTGCTCTACACGCCGACGGATCGCTTCGACGCCACGCTCGTCGTCGATCACACCCGCGACCGCGACAAGGGCTTCCCCAACATGAACGGGACCCCGGCCTTTGGCTCTATCGCGCCCGCGCCCGATTTCCTGCTCGCCGAGCTCGGCTATGCGGCCAATCCGAACCAGAAGCCCTACGACGTCAACGTGACCTTTCCTACCTTCTTCAATTTCGACACAGTCGGAGCGTCGGTGACCCTGAACTGGCGCTTCGACTGGGGCGTCCTGACCTCGATCACAGGCTATCGAGAGTACGACGACAACAACGTCAATGAATATGGCGGGGCCGGCGACGTCACCGTTGGCGAGTCCACGGCGCCTTTCTTCGTCTCCCAGCGCATCCAGAACCAGGACCAGTTCAGCCAGGAGATCCATGTCGCCTCGCCGAGCGGCAAGCACTTCCTCGACTATGTCGCCGGGGTCTACTACCTGCATCAGCACTACGCCCTGCAGAACCTGGAGGGCGGCTCGCTGTTTGGCGTCTATCCGCCGGCGCAGATCACCACCCAGTACGCCAATCAAGGCGACGATTCCTATGCCGTGTTCGGCCAGGTGGACCTGCACTTCACCGACAAGCTGACCCTGACGGCCGGCGGGCGGTACAGCTACGAATCCAAGGATTTCCACAACACGCCGCCATTCTATTTTCCGACCCAGTTCAACTACAGCGCAAACTGGAGCGATTTCTCGCCCAAGGCGGTGCTGAACTACAAGATCACGCCGGACAACATGGCCTATGTGCAGTATTCGCGCGGTTACCGTTCGGGAGGCTTCAACGGCCGCGCCGGCAGCGCGTCCTCAGCCGGGCCTTACGCCGCCGAACACGTCGACAACTACGAGATCGGCATCAAGAACGAGTTCCTGAACCGGCGCCTGGTGGTCAACGCCGACGCCTTCATCGAAAAATACAACAACATCCAGGAGGAGGTGCAGCGCCTCAACACTGTCACCAACGCTGACGAGACGGTGGTGGCCAACGCCGGCGCGGCGACCTATCAGGGGGTGGAGATCGAGACCCACGCCGTCCTCGGGCACGGCTTTTCGGCCGACGCGGCGCTGGGCTACCTGGACGCTCACTTCGACAAGTTCACCGCCAACCTGAACGGACCCTGTGCAGGGGGCGAGGACCCTTATTTCTGTGGGGTCAACGACTACAAGAAGATCCCGCTGCCCGGCGTGCCGCACTGGTCGCTCAGCGGCGCGCTCAACTATCGGACTCGCCTGGATTTCGGCGTCTTCTCCGCCAACATCAACGCCGCCTATACCTCGAAGCAGTACACCTCGCTGACGCCGATCAACGTCGTCGCGCCGTGGTTCTCCTTGCGCAAGGCCAACACCATCGTCAACGGCACCGTCTCCATGGCGACGCCGGACGAGAAGTACCGCGTCTCGGGGTGGGTCAAAAATCTCACCGACGAGCGTGTGCTCTATGAGCGCTTCACCGTCGGGCCGCTGTCGGCCCCGGAAAGCTACGAGCCGCCCCTGACCTGGGGCGTGTCCGTGGGCGCGAAGTTCTGA
- a CDS encoding VOC family protein has protein sequence MSGKQNTEFEIRGVNHLALVCRDMAKTVEFYRDILGMPLTKTIDLPGGMGQHFFFDIGNGDSLAFFWFPDAPEGQPGVSAPAALPGVGSLVSAHGSMNHIAFDVSPEKFDAYCEKLRAKGVALSPVMNHDDTPAQVSAELHPGVFVRSVYFFDPDGVCLEFAAWTRALTEKDVAHDPMTAEGVKATGLIVAGA, from the coding sequence ATGTCCGGGAAGCAGAACACCGAGTTCGAGATCCGAGGCGTCAACCACCTGGCCCTGGTGTGCCGGGACATGGCCAAGACGGTGGAATTCTACCGCGACATTCTCGGCATGCCTCTGACCAAGACCATCGATCTGCCGGGCGGCATGGGGCAGCACTTCTTCTTCGACATCGGCAATGGCGACAGCCTGGCGTTCTTCTGGTTCCCGGATGCCCCGGAGGGCCAGCCGGGCGTCTCCGCGCCGGCGGCGTTGCCCGGCGTTGGCTCGCTGGTCAGCGCCCACGGCTCGATGAACCACATCGCCTTCGACGTCTCGCCGGAGAAGTTCGACGCCTATTGCGAAAAGCTGCGGGCCAAGGGCGTAGCCCTCTCGCCGGTGATGAACCACGACGACACCCCGGCCCAGGTCTCGGCCGAGCTGCATCCGGGCGTTTTCGTGCGCTCGGTCTATTTCTTCGATCCGGACGGCGTCTGCCTGGAATTCGCCGCCTGGACCCGCGCGCTCACCGAAAAAGACGTCGCCCACGATCCGATGACGGCCGAGGGCGTCAAGGCGACCGGCCTGATCGTCGCCGGCGCCTGA
- a CDS encoding carboxymuconolactone decarboxylase family protein, with product MPRLRQVSRADAPSEVVLQYYNRLFGDRDPVTQPGTATGTRGDWWTVFALAPDIFKHAVDGFAVYRHPDRKLDPVLRELGQTRAGWVKGSQFVFSQHCKSLRGLGVSEEKIAAVPHWAVSDVFDEKERAVLAYTDCLSMAGGRTPEAVIDKLKTFLSDLEILELTYITCLYDMHAVMCRALRLEFDDRDEPIVEVAAPEGFKATDFLSASPRAPR from the coding sequence ATGCCTAGACTACGCCAGGTTTCTCGCGCCGACGCCCCGTCCGAGGTGGTGCTGCAGTACTACAACCGCCTGTTTGGCGACCGCGATCCGGTGACCCAGCCGGGCACGGCGACCGGCACGCGCGGCGATTGGTGGACGGTGTTCGCCCTGGCGCCAGACATCTTCAAGCACGCGGTCGATGGGTTCGCCGTCTATCGCCACCCTGACCGCAAGCTCGACCCGGTCCTTCGGGAGCTGGGACAGACCCGCGCCGGGTGGGTGAAGGGCAGCCAGTTCGTCTTTTCCCAGCACTGCAAGTCGCTGCGTGGCCTGGGCGTGTCGGAAGAGAAGATCGCCGCAGTTCCGCACTGGGCGGTCTCCGACGTGTTCGACGAAAAGGAACGGGCCGTGCTGGCCTATACCGACTGCCTGTCCATGGCTGGCGGGCGCACGCCCGAAGCGGTGATCGACAAGCTGAAGACCTTCCTGTCCGACCTGGAGATCCTCGAGCTGACCTACATCACCTGCCTCTACGACATGCATGCGGTGATGTGCCGGGCCCTCCGCCTCGAGTTCGACGACCGGGACGAGCCCATCGTCGAAGTGGCCGCGCCCGAAGGCTTCAAAGCCACCGACTTCCTCAGCGCCTCGCCCCGCGCGCCGCGCTGA
- a CDS encoding nuclear transport factor 2 family protein: protein MSDADGIAALAKRFFDAVEAGDIDTVYGSYAPNARIWHNTDGLEQTREENAATLKDFVRRIPTRVYADRRLKVFEGGFVHQHELRCVRADGEAVSLTACIVCAVEDGHITRLDEYFDSAQVAAFRRPAA from the coding sequence ATGAGTGACGCCGATGGGATCGCGGCCCTGGCCAAGCGCTTCTTCGACGCCGTCGAGGCCGGCGATATCGACACGGTCTACGGCTCCTACGCTCCGAACGCCCGCATCTGGCACAACACCGACGGTCTGGAGCAGACTCGCGAAGAGAACGCGGCCACCCTTAAGGACTTCGTTCGCCGGATCCCCACCAGGGTCTATGCCGACCGTCGGCTGAAGGTCTTCGAAGGCGGGTTCGTGCACCAGCATGAGCTGCGCTGCGTTCGCGCCGACGGCGAGGCCGTGAGCCTGACCGCCTGTATCGTCTGCGCCGTCGAGGACGGCCACATCACCCGCCTGGACGAATATTTCGACTCCGCCCAGGTCGCCGCCTTCCGTCGCCCCGCCGCCTAG
- a CDS encoding 2-hydroxychromene-2-carboxylate isomerase → MADLEFFFDLSSPWTRVAFHNIQPIVRETGASITWRPFLVGGVFNAVNPSVYAGRADPDNPKIRHSFKWLKEWARLAGVAMNFPSPHHPVKSVQAMRFCCVLEPDQAALFRFAERAFEAYFGEMRNLDEVAVLVDVAKDCGLDGDALARRSQDEDIKQRLRANTQEVIDRGGFGSPTMFVNGADLYFGNDQLPIVRQALGRLGDRRT, encoded by the coding sequence GTGGCCGACCTCGAATTCTTCTTCGATCTCTCCTCGCCCTGGACGCGAGTGGCTTTCCACAACATCCAGCCGATCGTCCGGGAGACCGGCGCGTCCATCACCTGGCGGCCGTTCCTGGTCGGCGGGGTGTTCAACGCGGTGAACCCGAGCGTCTATGCCGGGCGCGCCGATCCGGACAATCCCAAGATCCGGCACAGCTTCAAATGGCTGAAGGAATGGGCGCGGCTGGCAGGGGTGGCCATGAATTTCCCCTCGCCGCACCATCCGGTGAAATCGGTCCAGGCCATGCGCTTCTGCTGTGTGCTGGAGCCGGACCAGGCGGCGCTGTTCCGCTTCGCCGAGCGCGCGTTCGAAGCCTATTTCGGCGAAATGCGCAATCTGGACGAAGTCGCAGTGCTGGTCGATGTCGCCAAGGATTGCGGTCTCGACGGCGACGCCCTCGCGAGACGAAGCCAGGATGAGGACATCAAGCAGCGCCTGAGGGCCAACACCCAGGAGGTCATCGACCGCGGCGGCTTCGGTTCGCCGACCATGTTCGTCAATGGGGCCGACCTCTACTTCGGCAACGACCAGCTGCCGATTGTCCGGCAGGCGCTCGGCCGACTGGGCGACCGCCGAACCTAA
- a CDS encoding aldehyde dehydrogenase family protein — MDIRSNFTMTINGQAARTAGEIEVVNPATGAVFAHAPDCTREQLDEAVATAQAAFKTWRRRPIEERQALVRQAGEALVAHADELARLFTQEQGRPVDAAKQEILGAAAWMHAVSGMTPPVHVSEDSATQFIETRYVPLGVVCAIAPWNFPVTLAVWKIAPALVAGNTMVLKPSPFTPLCTLKIGEIWREVLPPGVLNVISGGDDLGPLMTAHPGFAKISFTGSTATGKRVMESAAKDLKRVTLELGGNDAAIVLPDVDLDEVAQKIFFGAFFNTAQICVATKRLYVHADVYDGLRDRLAAIAKGVKVGDGAEQGTVLGPIQNRRQYERVMDLLNDAKAKNLVLLQGAEIPEGEGYFVPVTIVDNPPEHERVVQEEAFGPILPMLKFSSIDEVVDRANASEYGLAGAVWSKNVDQAMEIARRMETGTVWINQNLNLRPDTPFAGHKQSGLGVENGMEGLLEFMAPQAVYVARQ; from the coding sequence ATGGACATCCGCTCCAATTTCACCATGACGATCAACGGTCAGGCCGCCCGGACGGCCGGCGAGATCGAGGTGGTCAACCCCGCCACCGGCGCCGTCTTCGCCCACGCGCCGGACTGCACCCGCGAGCAGCTCGACGAAGCCGTCGCCACGGCCCAGGCCGCCTTCAAGACCTGGCGCCGCCGGCCGATCGAGGAGCGCCAGGCCCTGGTTCGCCAGGCCGGCGAGGCCCTGGTCGCCCACGCCGACGAACTGGCGCGCCTGTTCACCCAGGAACAGGGGCGGCCCGTCGACGCCGCCAAGCAGGAGATCCTCGGCGCCGCCGCCTGGATGCACGCCGTCTCCGGCATGACCCCGCCGGTGCACGTGTCCGAGGACTCGGCTACCCAATTCATCGAGACCCGCTATGTCCCCCTGGGCGTGGTCTGCGCCATCGCGCCCTGGAACTTCCCGGTGACCCTGGCGGTCTGGAAGATCGCCCCGGCCCTGGTGGCCGGCAACACCATGGTGCTCAAGCCCTCGCCCTTCACCCCGCTCTGCACCCTGAAGATCGGCGAGATCTGGCGTGAGGTGCTGCCGCCGGGCGTCCTGAACGTGATCTCGGGCGGTGACGACCTCGGGCCGCTGATGACCGCCCATCCGGGATTCGCCAAGATCTCCTTCACCGGCTCGACCGCCACCGGCAAGCGGGTGATGGAAAGCGCGGCCAAGGACCTCAAGCGCGTCACCCTGGAACTGGGCGGCAACGACGCGGCCATCGTGCTGCCGGATGTCGATCTCGACGAAGTGGCGCAGAAGATCTTCTTCGGCGCCTTCTTCAACACCGCCCAGATCTGCGTCGCCACCAAGCGGCTCTATGTCCATGCCGACGTCTATGACGGCCTGCGCGATCGGCTCGCCGCCATCGCCAAGGGGGTCAAGGTCGGCGATGGGGCCGAGCAGGGCACGGTCCTGGGGCCGATCCAGAACCGGCGCCAGTACGAGCGGGTCATGGACCTGTTGAACGACGCCAAGGCCAAGAACCTGGTGCTGCTGCAGGGCGCCGAGATCCCGGAGGGCGAAGGCTATTTCGTGCCCGTGACCATCGTCGACAACCCGCCGGAGCACGAGCGGGTGGTGCAGGAGGAAGCCTTCGGCCCGATCCTGCCGATGCTCAAGTTCTCCTCGATCGACGAGGTGGTCGACCGGGCCAACGCCAGCGAATACGGCCTCGCCGGCGCGGTCTGGTCAAAGAATGTGGACCAGGCGATGGAGATCGCCCGGCGCATGGAGACCGGCACGGTCTGGATCAACCAGAACCTAAACCTGCGTCCGGACACGCCCTTCGCCGGCCACAAGCAGAGCGGCCTCGGCGTTGAGAACGGCATGGAGGGCCTCTTGGAATTCATGGCGCCCCAGGCTGTCTACGTGGCGCGGCAATAG
- a CDS encoding spinster family MFS transporter, translating to MTCDESARAAPGARAWAVLAMLCFVYVLNFLDRQLLSILAKPIQDSLHISDGQLGRIGGLYFALFYCLISIPVGWLADRTNRVKVLSLACALWSAATMACGLSASYPQLVAARMTVGVGEAGGVPPSYAIITDYFPARRRGSALALFNLGPPIGQALGVAFGASIAAAYSWRHAFVLLGAVGLFAALSVILVVREPPRGGLDTVETHAPAEKAGFRETFLAFFSRPALVLVALASGATQMVTYGAGNFTSLILMREKGMTLKALALYYALVVAVGMGGGIFASGLAIDHFTPRSKAAYALIPAVTLAIAVPFFVGFAWAPSWPLAIALLLGPTFFNYFYLSSAVALVQQESAPNQRVMAGALLLLVMNLIGLGLGPTYVGWISDQLHAAHPHNSLQLAFYALTPFYGLAIVLFLWLARVLAREGRAAGDPIQ from the coding sequence ATGACCTGTGACGAGTCGGCGCGGGCGGCGCCGGGCGCTCGGGCCTGGGCGGTGTTGGCCATGCTCTGCTTCGTCTATGTGCTGAACTTCCTCGACCGGCAGCTGCTGTCGATCCTGGCAAAGCCGATCCAGGACAGCCTGCACATCTCGGACGGCCAGCTGGGCCGCATCGGCGGGCTCTATTTCGCGCTGTTCTACTGCCTGATCTCGATCCCGGTCGGCTGGCTGGCGGACCGGACCAACCGGGTCAAGGTGCTGTCGCTGGCCTGCGCATTGTGGAGCGCGGCGACCATGGCCTGCGGCCTCTCCGCCAGCTATCCGCAGCTGGTCGCCGCCCGCATGACCGTAGGCGTGGGCGAGGCCGGAGGCGTGCCGCCCTCCTACGCCATCATCACCGACTATTTCCCGGCCCGCCGGCGCGGCTCGGCCCTGGCCCTGTTCAACCTCGGCCCACCGATCGGCCAGGCGTTGGGGGTGGCGTTCGGCGCCTCGATCGCCGCCGCCTACAGCTGGCGCCACGCCTTCGTGCTGCTGGGCGCGGTCGGCCTGTTCGCCGCCCTGTCGGTGATCCTGGTGGTGCGCGAGCCGCCGCGCGGAGGGCTCGACACGGTCGAAACGCATGCGCCTGCCGAAAAGGCCGGGTTCCGCGAGACTTTCCTGGCCTTTTTCTCGCGTCCGGCCCTGGTGCTGGTCGCCCTGGCCAGCGGGGCGACCCAGATGGTCACCTATGGCGCCGGCAACTTCACCTCGCTGATCCTGATGCGCGAGAAGGGCATGACCCTGAAGGCGCTCGCACTCTATTACGCCCTGGTGGTCGCGGTGGGCATGGGCGGCGGCATCTTCGCCTCGGGCCTGGCGATCGACCACTTCACGCCTCGATCCAAAGCCGCCTACGCCCTGATCCCCGCAGTCACCCTGGCCATCGCAGTCCCGTTCTTCGTTGGCTTTGCGTGGGCGCCGTCCTGGCCGCTGGCCATCGCCCTTTTGCTCGGCCCGACTTTCTTCAACTACTTCTACCTCTCCTCGGCGGTGGCCCTGGTGCAGCAGGAGAGCGCGCCGAACCAGCGGGTCATGGCCGGGGCCCTGCTGCTCTTGGTCATGAACCTGATCGGCCTGGGGCTTGGTCCGACCTATGTCGGCTGGATCAGCGATCAGCTCCACGCAGCCCATCCGCACAATAGCCTGCAACTCGCCTTCTACGCCCTGACGCCCTTCTATGGCCTGGCGATCGTCCTGTTCCTCTGGCTGGCCCGCGTGCTGGCCCGGGAGGGGCGCGCGGCCGGAGACCCGATCCAATGA
- a CDS encoding carboxylesterase/lipase family protein, with protein sequence MIKRHPLAALAAAVSLLAAASPAPAQDRPVVDAPAGQVQGTLDGEIRVFKNLPYAQPPVGPLRWKPPAAPARWSNLRDASQFGPACLQPRAAQAGIYTDNLPQMSEDCLSLNIWTPKDAKAAPVMVWIHGGALSGGGAREAIYDGRRLAERGILVVSINYRLGVLGYLAHPGLSAESPLGVSGNYGLLDQIEALRWVKRNIAAFGGDPAKVTIAGESAGGLSVMYLMAAPDARGLFAKAIAESAYMISTPSLTERRFGEIPAEESGLALAAKLHAPDIAALRAMDAEKLTNAAAMARFAPFAAVDGHVLPGQLVDVFDRGQQAHVPILAGFNSGEIRSLAILAPPVPANAATYEAIIRSRYGDLADTFLRLYPSSNLHESIFATTRDALYGWTAVRLVKKQAELGLPSYLYLFDHGYPAADNAGLHGFHASELPFVFGTADRTPAYWPRPPKTAGEAALSDAMLDYWASFVATGAPKAAGQPDWPAYDTAGAFMAFQDSPRPWASLMPGMYALHEAVVCRRRAKGDIAWNWNVGIASPPLPPATAACR encoded by the coding sequence ATGATCAAGCGCCATCCCCTCGCCGCCCTCGCGGCGGCTGTCTCGCTCCTTGCGGCGGCCTCACCCGCCCCTGCGCAGGACCGGCCCGTGGTCGATGCGCCGGCCGGCCAGGTCCAGGGAACGCTCGACGGCGAGATCCGGGTGTTCAAGAACCTGCCGTACGCCCAACCGCCGGTGGGGCCGTTGCGCTGGAAGCCGCCCGCGGCGCCGGCCCGCTGGAGCAACCTTCGCGACGCCTCGCAGTTCGGGCCCGCCTGCCTGCAGCCCCGGGCGGCCCAGGCCGGCATCTATACCGACAACCTGCCGCAGATGAGCGAGGACTGCCTGTCGCTGAACATCTGGACGCCCAAGGACGCCAAGGCCGCGCCGGTGATGGTCTGGATCCACGGCGGCGCGCTGAGCGGCGGCGGCGCCCGGGAGGCGATCTATGACGGCCGGCGCCTCGCTGAGCGCGGGATCCTGGTGGTCTCGATCAACTATCGGCTGGGCGTTTTGGGCTACCTCGCCCATCCAGGCCTGAGCGCGGAGTCTCCGCTGGGCGTCTCCGGCAACTACGGCCTGCTCGATCAGATCGAGGCCCTGAGATGGGTGAAGCGCAACATCGCCGCGTTCGGCGGCGATCCGGCGAAAGTGACCATAGCGGGCGAATCCGCCGGCGGCCTCAGCGTCATGTACCTGATGGCTGCGCCGGACGCCCGCGGCCTGTTCGCCAAGGCCATAGCCGAGAGCGCCTACATGATCTCGACCCCGTCGCTGACGGAGCGTCGGTTCGGCGAAATACCGGCGGAAGAGAGCGGCCTCGCCCTGGCGGCCAAGCTGCATGCGCCGGACATCGCGGCGCTGAGGGCCATGGACGCCGAGAAGCTGACCAATGCGGCGGCCATGGCGCGGTTCGCACCCTTCGCCGCCGTCGACGGCCATGTGCTGCCGGGCCAACTGGTCGACGTGTTTGACAGGGGGCAACAGGCGCACGTGCCGATCCTGGCGGGCTTCAACAGCGGAGAGATCCGCTCCCTGGCCATATTGGCGCCGCCGGTTCCGGCCAATGCGGCGACCTATGAGGCGATCATCCGCAGCCGCTATGGCGACTTGGCCGACACTTTCCTGCGGCTCTATCCGAGCAGCAATCTGCACGAGAGCATCTTCGCCACGACGCGGGACGCGCTCTATGGCTGGACGGCGGTGCGGCTGGTCAAGAAGCAGGCCGAGCTAGGCCTGCCGTCATACCTCTACCTGTTCGACCACGGCTATCCGGCCGCCGACAATGCGGGGCTGCACGGCTTCCACGCCAGCGAGCTGCCGTTCGTGTTTGGCACCGCGGACCGCACGCCGGCCTACTGGCCCAGGCCGCCGAAGACGGCGGGCGAGGCAGCCCTGTCCGACGCCATGCTGGACTATTGGGCGAGCTTCGTCGCGACCGGCGCGCCGAAGGCTGCGGGCCAGCCGGACTGGCCGGCCTATGACACCGCGGGCGCCTTCATGGCGTTCCAGGATAGCCCTCGGCCATGGGCCAGCCTGATGCCTGGCATGTACGCGTTGCACGAGGCGGTGGTCTGCCGCCGACGGGCCAAGGGCGACATCGCCTGGAACTGGAATGTCGGGATCGCCTCGCCACCCCTGCCGCCCGCGACCGCAGCCTGCCGCTGA
- a CDS encoding TetR/AcrR family transcriptional regulator, with translation MSEGPTPKRVRRTKAEQRAETLEQILDAAEFLFSRNGLHGVTLRDVALRVGVHTTLLHYYFDDKLSLFEAVFARRAAVTSGRRVEALDRYEAEVGDHPTVEGALHAFLDTDLDLYFQGGEPWMNYAAFCARVSNTPEGAALMDVHFDPVVLKLVGILKKALPDYSEEDIFWGYHFVTGALMNTFARTGRIDRLSGGVCHSDDFMAVKARIARFMAAGFLSLKSEKG, from the coding sequence ATGTCCGAGGGGCCGACGCCCAAGCGGGTTCGCCGCACCAAGGCCGAGCAGCGCGCCGAAACGCTCGAGCAGATACTCGATGCGGCCGAATTCCTATTCTCCAGGAACGGCCTGCACGGGGTGACCCTGCGCGACGTGGCCCTGCGCGTCGGCGTGCACACGACCCTGTTGCACTACTATTTCGACGACAAGCTCAGCCTGTTCGAAGCGGTGTTCGCCCGTCGGGCCGCCGTGACCAGCGGGCGGCGGGTGGAGGCTCTGGACCGCTACGAGGCCGAGGTTGGCGATCATCCGACGGTGGAGGGCGCGCTGCACGCCTTTCTCGACACCGACCTCGATCTCTATTTTCAGGGCGGCGAGCCCTGGATGAACTACGCCGCCTTCTGCGCCCGGGTCAGCAACACGCCCGAGGGGGCGGCGCTGATGGACGTCCACTTCGATCCGGTGGTGCTGAAGCTGGTCGGCATCCTCAAGAAGGCCCTGCCGGACTATTCGGAAGAGGACATCTTCTGGGGCTACCACTTCGTCACCGGCGCCCTGATGAACACTTTCGCCCGCACCGGCCGCATCGACCGGCTGTCCGGCGGGGTCTGCCATTCCGACGACTTCATGGCGGTCAAGGCCCGCATCGCCCGCTTCATGGCCGCCGGCTTCCTGTCGCTGAAGTCCGAAAAGGGCTGA